AACTTCTTTTCGTGTTGATATTTTAGGAGTTAAAAATGAGAAAAAAATATCACAATTTTTTTCAATGAGAACAATCATTCATATTTTCATTTCCATCTTATTATTTGTTGTTATTTTAATTGTTAACTATTTAAATAATGATAGTATTATTTCAACATTATTTTTATTAGCTAGTTTTACTTATGGTCCTTTATTAGGTTTATTTATGTTTGGTTTGTTTACTGACAGAAAAATAATTGATAAGTATGTTCCTATTCTTGTTTTAATAGCTCCTCTCTTGTCATACATATTATATGTTCATGACACCAAAATACTTAATGGTTTTGATTTTGGTCCTGATTTAATCATTATAAATGGTTTGCTTACTTTTTGTGGATTATTTTTTCTAATAGATAAGAAAAATATCTAACCTAATTTTTCATATGAAGTTAATACAGTAATAATATTTTAGACAATAAATATTAGTTTAACAGTTTAGTATTTTTTTTTAATAGTTTTAAAATACAAGCTATGCAAATACTTAAAATGATTGTTTTTAAGGTTGTGTTACTAATATATAATCTTTCTTGAAAGATATAATAGATTAAAATATCAATAAATATAAATGACATAATTGTACTAAGAGTTGATGAGTATTCTTCTCTAAGTACTTTCTTGATAGAAAATTTAGAATTTGATGGTAAAAAATTATTTATATTAGGAAAAAAACATGGGGTCTTTAAAGAGTATTCTTCATATTTCTCACCATATTTTTTAGTTAAAAAAAATTCCTCAACAAGAATAATTTTCTCATAAATTATAAAAAAAAATAAAGATGATATAGCAATTAATATATAGCTTAAAGAGTATATTGATATTCCAAGCCAAATTAAATAATTTGCAAGATATAACGGGTTTCTAACAATTGAATAGACTCCAGTAGTATTTAATTCATTAGCTACTTGTTTTTTTCTATTTTTACCTGATGTTCCATCCGGAGAAGTTGCTACTGTATAATATCTCAAGCATAGTCCACAACAGGCAATAAATATAGCTGTACATTGAAAACTAGATTGTAATTCAACTCCTATTGAATTATAATAACTACTATTAAAGATAACTGGTATGGCAGCTAAAAGTAAAATTAAAGGCATTTGACCTCTGTATTTAAACAAGGTTTCACCTCTATTAATTATCTGGTCTTGTAGTTTCATTTATTTATAATTTAATATCTATTTTTATCTCATTAAATGTATAAATTTTATTAATGACATGTATAAATCATTACACAAATAAAAAATTAATAAAAAAAATATGATTTTATAGATAAGAATTGCCTAATAATTATTATATTCATTCTGAAATTTAATTAAAAATTTAAGTATTATGGCTTATTCACACAAAAATAGTAAGGGAAAAACTTACTGGTTACATTCAAAAGATGTTACTCTAAGAGGTGGCAGAAATCAAACTATTTATTACTTTGCAGGAGATCAAAGATCAAATGCTTGTGATTTACCAGCTGGAAAACAAGTTGTTGAAAGCGCTAGAACGGGATTACCGTTGGTAAAGAAAGCATAAGTAAATAAATTACTGAAATGAAAGGGGGGCTATAGCCCCCCTTTTTTATTCAAAGATGTCAATGGCATGTTCCTTATTTATTGTGATTTGATTAATTGTACTAGAACTTGATTGTGCATTTTTACCATTTATAATTATAGTTTTTGTTTCTTTAAATGGAAAAATAATATCATCATACTCTGTATAATCATAATACTCAATTATCGTAGTATTGTTAGGATTGATTTTTTCTTTTTTTCTGAGAAGAAATTCTTTTGAATCGAAATATAAAAAAATACTATCTCTGATGTTCGCTTGATTTTGTAGTATTTTATATATTTTCTGTGTTTCATCTTGAATAATTTCTTTTAATTCAAATTTTGTATCATTTAATTTTTGAGTTAGAATTGGAAAAGGATAAAAATCTTGTATCTTTTCTTTTAAAAGTTCTTCTTGAATTATTGTGTTAGTTTCATTATCATTGTAAATCTGACTTATAGTACATTTTTTTCCATTATATTTTGTAATATAAACCTGTTTCAAATCAGCAATCTCTCTATTGACATATGAATAGTATAGATTGGGACTTTGATATATTATTTCTGAATTTATTTTTAAACTAGATAGTCCTTCAAGTTCTATACTTACTTTTTTTTGTAATGATTTAACTTTTTGGAGTTTCTTAATTCCTCCAATACTTTTTATATAATTGTCAATAATTGATTCAGCATTTAAAATATTTTTTTTTTCTTTTTGAGCATATAAATTAACATGTGACATTAAAAAAATCAAGATTAGCAATAAAGGAGTATATTTTTTCATTTTTAATTTTTTTATTAAAACAAAATTAGTATATATAAATTATAACACTAAAGTTTGTTTATTTTTATAGTCATTAATTGATTTTTTATGAAAAAAAATTATTCACTTAGTGGAATGCCTGATTTTAATTCTTTAGAAAATTTGAAAAGGGATTATTTACTTTCAATTATTAAAAAACAATTTGAATCTTTTGGTTTTCTTCCCATCTCAACTTCTGCACTTGAGAAGAGATCTAATTTAATTGGCAGTTACGGAGATGAAGGAGATAAGTTAGTTTTTCAAATTCTTAATAGCGGTGATTATTTATCAAAAATAGACATAAATCAATCTGAATTAACATCTAAGAAGCTTTCTTCTAAAATAAGCACAAAAGCATTAAGGTATGATTTAACAATCCCACTTGCTAGATATGTTGCCCAGAATCAATCGAAATTAGTTTTTCCATTTAAAAGGTATGAAATAGGTAAGGTTTGGCGGGCAGATCGACCTCAAAAGGGTAGGTTAAGAGAGTTCGTTCAATGTGATGCTGATATAGTTGGAGATACCTCATTATGGTCGGAATTTGACCTTCTTTCTTTATTAAGATCAATTTTCAACATTTTAGGTTTAACTAATATGGTAATTAAGATTAGTAATAGAAAAATCTTAGAGGGCGTTTTTAATTCTTTTGAAACAAACAGCATTACATTTTTTGATTTTTGTATTATAATTGATAAGCTAAATAAATTGGGATTAGAAAAAATATGTGATATTTTATCTCAAAAAGGCTTTTCAGAATACAAAGTGTTAAAGATTAAAGATTTATTTCTATTAAAAGGTATGTTTTTTAAAAAAAGAGATTATTTATTAAAAAATTTTAAGGTCAATAAGGAATTAAGGAATGGTTTAAAGGAATTGGAATTTATTTTTAATCAGTGTGAACAAAATAAAATGTTAAAATCTGTAGACTTCGACTTATCATTAGCTAGAGGTTTAGACTATTACACAGGTTTTATTTTAGAAGTCCCCTCAAAAAATAACCAATCTATCAGCTTAGCTGGTGGAGGACGCTATGATAATTTAACTCATAAATTTGGTTCTAAAAACTTAAGTGGTGTTGGACTTTCATTAGGGTTAGATCGTCTATTTCTTGAACTTGAATCCTTTAATTTATTTCCAGAAACTCTTGTAAGTGATTTGGATGTTCTTTTTATTAATTTTGGTTTGAAGGAAGCTGAAGCAGCTCAATTATATATTTCAGAAATTAGAAAATTTGGTAAGTCAGTAGAATTATATCCCACTGATTTGAAAATTTCTAAACAAATGGCTTATGCTAATAAAAGATTAGTAAAATTTGTTGTTATAATTGGTGAAAATGAATTAAAAAATAAAAAGTTAACTGTAAAAAATATGCAAACAGGAGATCAAAAATCAATGACTTTTGCGGAGTTTAAAAAAATACTTTAAGCTGATGAGTAAAAAATATTTTGACATATCAAAAAAAAATCTTTATTTAACTGAATTTGAATCTTTATTAAATACTCAACAAAAGATTTTAATAAATCCAACATCAATTTCTAAAATTAACAAGTCAAATATTTTTTTAAATGATACTATTAATCAAGAAGATTCACTAATCTATGGTGTTAATACTGGTTTTGGGTCTTTATGTGAGACTGAAGTAGAAAAAGATAAAATTAAACTTTTACAGGAAAATTTAATTCTATCTCATGCGTGTGGTACTGGTGAAATTGTTCCTGAACACATTGTACAGCTAATATTACTATTAAAAATCAGATCATTAAGTTTTGGTTTTTCGGGTGTTCGAATAGAATTAATATCGGAACTCATAGATTATTATAATCTTGGTCTTTTACCTGTTATTTATGAACAAGGTTCACTTGGTGCTTCAGGTGATTTAGCTCCTCTTGCGCACCTATCTCTTCCTTTACTTGGTAAAGGAGAAGTAAGTTTAAATGGGAAAGTTTTAAAAACCTCAAATGCATTTAAGAAAATGAATCGGAAACCGATTGCTCTTTCTTATAAAGAGGGGTTAGCTTTGTTAAATGGAACACAGTTTATGACTGCTTATGGTGTTTGGTGCACTTTATCAGCGAAAAGACTATATTATTTATCTAATCTAATTGCTGCTATCTCTCTAGAGGCATTTCAATGCAATAATAATCCATTCATTAATTTAGTTTCTAAAATAAGACCTCATCCAGGCCAAATTTATACTTCTGAATTAATTTTAAGTATTTTAAAAGATAGCGATGTCTTTAACTCTAATAAAAAATATGTCCAGGATCCATATTCATTTAGATGCATTCCTCAAGTTCATGGAGCTTGTTTTGATGTTATTAGTCATGTTGAGTCGGTTTTCAATACTGAAATAAATTCAGTAACAGATAACCCTAATGTTTTTGCGGAAGAAAAAATAATTGTTTCTGCAGGTAATTTTCATGGTCAAATTCTAGCAATGGCTATGGATTATCTTGCAATTTCATTATGTGAAATTGGTAGTATTTCGGAAAGAAGAGTCTATAAGTTAATATCAGGTGATCGCGAGTTACCCCCTTATTTAATTGATAATCCTGGGTTAAATTCTGGCTTTATGATATCTCAATACACTGCAGCTTCAATAGTTAGTCAAAATAAACAATATGCAACACCAGCGTCTGTAGATAGTATTATGTCTTCAAATGGTCAAGAAGATCATGTTAGTATGGGTGCAAATGCTGCCACAAAACTTTATAAAGTTGTTGATAATTTAAATACAATTTTATCAATTGAACTACTAAATGCTGCTCAAGCTATTGATTTGAGAAATATTAAAAAATCGTCTATTATAAGAAGATTTTTAAATTCATATAGAAAAGAAGTGCCATTTATTAATTCGGATACTCAACTTAGTTTATATATTAATAAAACTAAGTCTTTTATTGATGATTACGATATTAATAAATTACTCAAAATTCGCAATTAGTTCTGAAAATGTAATTCGAAGAATTGTATATACAGGCATTGCAATAATCATCCACATTATTCCTCCAATAAATCCTGCTCCCATAGCAATGAAGAATATTTCTAACGGATGTGCTTTAAATGCTCTTGAAAATATAGTCGGTTGTATAATAAAGTTATCAAATGTTTGTACTGAGCCAAATAGGATGAAACTTTTTATTATTAATGGTAAAATTAAGTCTATCATATTTTGATCTATATAAAATGTCCCAACCATTGTTACAGTAAAAATAAGTCCTATTAATGGGCCAAAATAAGGAATAATATTTACAACAGCAGCAAATAAGGCTAGTGTCCAAGGATTAGGTAGTTTTAATATCATCATACCAATTCCAAATA
The window above is part of the Flavobacteriales bacterium TMED191 genome. Proteins encoded here:
- a CDS encoding DUF1295 domain-containing protein, with translation MKLQDQIINRGETLFKYRGQMPLILLLAAIPVIFNSSYYNSIGVELQSSFQCTAIFIACCGLCLRYYTVATSPDGTSGKNRKKQVANELNTTGVYSIVRNPLYLANYLIWLGISIYSLSYILIAISSLFFFIIYEKIILVEEFFLTKKYGEKYEEYSLKTPCFFPNINNFLPSNSKFSIKKVLREEYSSTLSTIMSFIFIDILIYYIFQERLYISNTTLKTIILSICIACILKLLKKNTKLLN
- the hisS gene encoding histidine--tRNA ligase, which gives rise to MKKNYSLSGMPDFNSLENLKRDYLLSIIKKQFESFGFLPISTSALEKRSNLIGSYGDEGDKLVFQILNSGDYLSKIDINQSELTSKKLSSKISTKALRYDLTIPLARYVAQNQSKLVFPFKRYEIGKVWRADRPQKGRLREFVQCDADIVGDTSLWSEFDLLSLLRSIFNILGLTNMVIKISNRKILEGVFNSFETNSITFFDFCIIIDKLNKLGLEKICDILSQKGFSEYKVLKIKDLFLLKGMFFKKRDYLLKNFKVNKELRNGLKELEFIFNQCEQNKMLKSVDFDLSLARGLDYYTGFILEVPSKNNQSISLAGGGRYDNLTHKFGSKNLSGVGLSLGLDRLFLELESFNLFPETLVSDLDVLFINFGLKEAEAAQLYISEIRKFGKSVELYPTDLKISKQMAYANKRLVKFVVIIGENELKNKKLTVKNMQTGDQKSMTFAEFKKIL
- the hutH gene encoding histidine ammonia-lyase produces the protein MSKKYFDISKKNLYLTEFESLLNTQQKILINPTSISKINKSNIFLNDTINQEDSLIYGVNTGFGSLCETEVEKDKIKLLQENLILSHACGTGEIVPEHIVQLILLLKIRSLSFGFSGVRIELISELIDYYNLGLLPVIYEQGSLGASGDLAPLAHLSLPLLGKGEVSLNGKVLKTSNAFKKMNRKPIALSYKEGLALLNGTQFMTAYGVWCTLSAKRLYYLSNLIAAISLEAFQCNNNPFINLVSKIRPHPGQIYTSELILSILKDSDVFNSNKKYVQDPYSFRCIPQVHGACFDVISHVESVFNTEINSVTDNPNVFAEEKIIVSAGNFHGQILAMAMDYLAISLCEIGSISERRVYKLISGDRELPPYLIDNPGLNSGFMISQYTAASIVSQNKQYATPASVDSIMSSNGQEDHVSMGANAATKLYKVVDNLNTILSIELLNAAQAIDLRNIKKSSIIRRFLNSYRKEVPFINSDTQLSLYINKTKSFIDDYDINKLLKIRN